CCATCGGGTCGGCCAGCGTGGGCAGCCCTGCCCCTTCGGCCGTGCCTGCGATCGCGGCCACCTGCTGCGCCAGCCAGCAGATGGGCTGGCGCACCAGATCATCCCAATGCTCGAAGCTGGCCGTGCGCCCCTTGGCCATCTTCGGGCGCCCGGCCGTGATGTAGGCCCGCACGATGGTGAGCGCTGCCACCACGTAGGCCAGCCGGTCGGTCTGCACCATCTGCGCAGGGTCAAACGAGAAGTCCCGCGTGTACGGTGTCTCGCTCTGCGCGTCGATGCGCGCCGTCAGCACACGGCGGCAGGTGTCCGAAGTCATGCGCAGGTTGTTGCCCGTGGCAATGAACAAGGCCCGGTTGGGCAGCGTAATGGTTTCGCTGCTGCCCAGCACCCGGTCGGCAAACGTGGGGGCCGTGAGGAAGGCATCGAGCGATGCAGAGCCCAGCGGCTCGCGCACGTTGTCCCAAAGCACCACGCGCTGGCCTTCGCGCAGCACGGCAAACAGGCGCTTGCGGGTTTCTTCGTCGGTGTCGGCCGGGGGAAGAATCGAAGGCTCGGAACCCATGGCCAGGATGCCGATGCAGCGGGCCAGCAGGGTCTTGCCGCTGCCTGCGGCCGGAGCGTCGAAGCCCACGCCGGGCGCGGTCGGAAGGCTCGCCCGCAGCGCGGCCGACAGCAGGCCGTGCAAGGCCACGCCGTTGGCCACGGCATCGACCAGGGGGAACAGGGCCAGCGGCGCCCACAGGAATTTGAGCGCCGCCAGAGCGTCGGCCACGCTCGGGCGCACCGGCACGCGGGGCGGGTTCGGGTGTTCGCAGTAGAACAGCAGGCCCGATGCTTCATCATGGCCAGGGCGGTCCAGGATGCTGCCGTCGATGCGCAGGGTGGGCGCGGTCACCACGGCCACCAGCTTCTTGAATCCTCGCTCGCCATGCTTGGCCAGGATGGCGCGGGCCACGCTCAGCGGCGCATCCTCGGGGCCTTCCTCGGGCGCTTCTTCGCCATCGGCTTTTCTGCGGTGGCGCATTGAATAGAACTCGCACACGCGGCCCATGTGGTCCGTGAGCCAGTCGGGTGTCACCGGCCGGGCCTTCCCGTCGCTCACATAGGCCACCGCCCCTTCGCCGTAGTCGAACAGTTCGCCCCGTTCCTGCAGCACGGCCAGGACTGCATCGGTCGTGGCCACGCGCATGCCCCGCCCTACCTGAATGCGCGCGCTCTGGCGCAGCAGCTCGAAGCGCATGCCGCCATGGCGGTGCGTGAACAGGTACGGCCTCTGGCCGCTCTTGAGGTTGACCACGGCCACGCGGGTGTCGCTGTCCGGGTCCAGCGGGTCGGCAAACTGGGCGTTGTGCCAGCGCTCGGGGCGGTCGAGGATTTCTCCCACGGACACGGGCTTGCCCTGCTCTGCCATCAGCACGAAGTCGCCCATCAGCACCCGCTGGGCGCTGGCGCGCTGCAGCACGTCGCGGGCCTTGTCCACGGGGATTCCGCGCCGCTTGGCCAGGGCCGGGGCGTTCGTTGCCACCCAGCGCTCGCGCTGCGCCGCGCACTGGCCCGCCAATTGAATCCGGGCTGCCTTCTTGAGCGCCTGGGCTTGTTTGTGGGTGTCGGCATCGTGCGGGATCAGCGCGAGGTCGAACAGGGCCAGCGGGTCGCCAAAGATGCGCGGGGCCGCGTGCGGCCGCTGCAGGCTCTTGCCCAGGAGCGGCGGCGCGCAGAAGTCCAGGCGCTCGGGCTGCCACACGCTGGCGTCGATCAAGGTGCGCTCCAGCGCCTGCCCGGCGCGGCCTACGTCGAACCAGCCATGGCCTGCGGCCCACAGCAATTGCACCAGGGCACGCCCGGCCTCGGGGATGCGTGACGCATCGCGCACGGGGATGTAAAGGCGGTGCCGGGTCAGCGCAGACAGCTCGCGGCCGTCAGTGGTGCACACGCCAGCGGAGCAGCTCGGGCGCCACAGCATGGGCGCATCGGCCAGGGCCGGGCAGGCTTCTATCAGGCGCTGGCGGAACACATCGGCGCTCAGCTCGCCATCGGGTGCGCCGTCATGGTCGAGCATCAGCACGCCAGGGCCGACTGGGTAGGCAAAGTGCCTGCGCGTGCGGGAGATCGCGCCCGGTGTCTCGGCCACTTCGCGCTCGGGCACGATGGCAGGGCTGGCAGCGTCGCACACGCCCCAGCTTGTGGCCTGCGCGGGGTCCAGCGCTTCGAGCACATCGGCCAATTCCTGCAGGCCATGCACCACAGAACGTACCGCGCTGCCGCGCATCATGTTGGCGGCGCTTTCCTTGTGCAGCGTGCCATCGGGGGCCAGGGTCAGCACCTTGGTCAGGCGGTCGGGGACGGTCGCTGTGAAGACGGTGAACTGCAGGGCGCCAGCGGGTGGCGCGGATGGGGTGGTTTTTGCAGCGTCCGATCTGGGTGCGCTGGCCTTCTTTGTTGCCATGGTGGGGTCGTTTTCTAAAGCCGGGTGGCGGTGAATTGGGGGACGGTGTGGACGCCTTCGGCGTGGGCCATGTGGGCCACCATCGGGAAGACCTGCAGCCCGCAGGCGCTGGCCTTGCGGGCCAGCTCTGCCGCGCTGCGCCATTGGTCGGGGTCGCGGGCATCGATGAACACATGCAGGCTGCGCAGGCCACGGGGCCAGCGGGCATGCGCGAGCAGTGATGTTTCGGGCACGGCCCACACGGGCATGCGTGCGGCCTGGGCGATGCGCAACGCGTTGGCAATGCCCACGGCCATGCCCATCGCGCGGCTGGCGCTGTCTGCAGGGGCCAGCCGCGCGCAGGCGCCCAGCGCGGGGCCTGCCTTGCCGGTCAGCTTGACGGGCGCAGCCACCGGGGCCAGCGATCCATCGGCCGCAAGGTAGATGCGCTGCAGCGCCACCGCGTGGGGCACGGGCGCGCCCTGCAAACCTCGCGGGTAGGTGTCCACCTCGAACAGGGCCAGAAGCGCGGGGAAGCGGCCCAGGCACACCGGCTTGCGGTCGGCCTGCATGTGCCAGTAGTCGAGCGCAGGATGGAGGCGCAAGGCGGCTGGCCACGCTCCCAGCGCAACACCACTGCGGGCAAGGTAGCGGCCGGCCGCATCGTCGGCCGACACCGGCCGCGCTTCGGCCCACAGGCTGGCGATGCGCGCCCGGTTCACTTCGTAGGCGTGCCTTGCGCCTGCTGCGCTCATGCTGGCTGGCCTTCCTGCACCAGCACGGCATGCAGTGCATCGAGCATGTCGTCCATGGCTGCGGTGCGCTCTGCCATCGCATCGGCCAGCAGGCGCAGCGCGGCTGCAAGGTTCTCGCCCGCGAGGGTGTCGGCCGCGCAGGGGACCATATCGGCCACAGCCTCGAACGCGAGCTGGGCTTGGCACATGTGGGTGTGCTGGTCGCTGGCGTCCATGGCCAGATGGCGGGCGCGGTCGCTGGTGTCGCGGGCGCCGGTCGCTGTGCGTACGGCATCAAGCCGCACGCCGATGGCGTCGAGGCGCTGCTCCATGGCGTCGCTGTGCAGGTGCAGCAGCTCGCCCAGGCCATCCATGCTGACGGTGGCGTGTGGGTTGGTGACGCCTGCGGCCAGCGCTGCGATGGCATGGCAGGCGCGCAGCACGGTGCGCAGGGATTCGGTGAAGTCCTGGGCTTCGAGCACCAGTTGCGGCAAGGTGGGCAGGCCCTGCGGATCTGGTGCCTCTTTGACCAAACAAGGCTTGGCGGTGTTGGGGCATGCGGTGCTGGCGCTGCGGCGCACCAGATAGCCGTGCACCACGTGCTGGTCGAACACGGCTTGCGCCTCGGGCAACGGGAAGTTGTCGCGGCAGCTTTGGCAAGGCTTCGCCTGCACTGCCTTGTGGGCAGCGTTGTGGGTGGTCGTGTGCATGGTTACCCCTCCAGGCTCAAGGCCATGTCCAGGCCGCGCAGTGCGGCCAGGGCCTGCATCACCTTGCGGCGTGCGTGGGCGGCGTCCACGTGCGGCTGGCGCAGGTGGTGCAGAGCAGTGCCCAGCGCGTTGTGCGCGGTGGCGTGCAGCTGGATGGGGTCGGGGGTGCCCGTAGTGGGCAAGGTGGTGCGCGCGATCAAAGCGCGTGCGTGGGTACGGTCAGCCATGGTGGCCTCCAAGTGCTTCGGTTTACTAAAACCGTCGCCATGGCTTCCAAACAATGGCGGCGGCTCGAATGGGTTGGAAGACCGGGAAGCACTTGCGTGAACCGGCAGGGCTCGCGCCCTCCCATCGAGCCGCCTAAAAAGGGGCACGAACAAAAAAGCCGCAGTCCATGTGCGGTATCTGCGGCTTTCGTCGCAGTGCTTCAACGGGCTTCCAAACCCGATCACGCCTTTTTTTGACGTGACGCGGCAGTGTAGCGTGCGGGGGGCCTGTGGGGCAAGGGCGAACATCGTGGAATTCCTCACGGTTGGGCGCTCAATTGCCCGGCGCCAGCGCGCTGGGGTTCCGTCGATCGCGCATGCGCATTCACCAGCGCCTGCGGGGACTGCGGCAGGTTGATGGACGGGTCGGGCTTGCCCGATGGCGACAGCGTGCGCACGGCTTCGGCCTGTACGACGAAGCTGTAGCTGCATTCCGGGTCTTCGCATTGGTAGATCAGCTCGCGCAGCGTGGGCGACAGGCCCCGGCTGGTGCGGGTCTTGGTCTTGCCCTTGCAGTGGGGGCACAGGAACATCATGCGCGTGGCCATCAGATTGCTCCCATGGCTGCTGCGCGTGCGGGCCGGGGTGCGCGGCCTGGCTTGGCGGGTTTGACGAGCTGGGCCGGTGGAGCTGGCGGCGTCGCGCCCACCGCAGGGCGCGCGGCTATCCAGGCGTCCACCTCGGTTTCGCGCCACGCCACGCTGGTGCCGTGCAGTTGCACGGCGCTGGGGAAGTCTCCCGCCTTGACCTTGGCGTAGATGGTGCTGCGGCCAAGGCCCGTCATGAAGCACACATCGTCAATACGTAGCAAGCGCTCGCGGTACGGGCGCACATCGGACGGGCTGGGACCGGCCTGGATGGGTGTGGTTTGCATGGCTGTTCTTTGCATGTCCCTATGGTCTTGTGTGGACTGCTGAAAGCCAAGAAACCTATGCTGTGGCTGCGCTCCCCACAGTTAGTGGTGGCGAAATTGGGCGCGAAAACGACGGGCGCGCCGTGGCTCCGTGTGAGGCGAGGATTTGAACGAGTGATGAAGGGACCGTAGGGCGCGCTTGGGGCACTACTTGTAGATGTAACGGACGGCCAAGTCGTGATGCCTGCGCGGCGGGACCGACGCTGCGGGAACTTCTGTCAAGGCCATCCAATTCAAGCGTCTGAGCATTTTCAGCGCGTTGTAGGTGCCTGGACACCAGCCACGCGCGCCTCAAGCTATAGTGGTTGAATAAACAGCTCACCGCAGGCTTTCAGGAATACCACGATGGAAATAGAACAAAAAAATCTCGAAGCACGCTATTTCGCTGAGCGCAAAAGGCGATTTCGTATCGTTACGGCAACTGTTCCTGCACTGCTTGCAGTCCTACTATGGTTACTAACGACGGGCTTGGATGAAAGGTACGTAGAGAATATGTGGGGCGTCCGGCGCGACCTGCTTTTACTCATTGCCGTAACTCTTTTGGCAACTTCTGGCCTCTCATTAATACTCACATACTTGCAAACAGGATTCAAGGGATCAACTGGGACCGACTTTGAATTTGTTCGTGTTAACGAACTACGAGAATCAAAAAAAGCAGAACACGAGCGCGAAAAAATGGTGGAAATGTTTGGAATCTACCAGTTCGAGCTAGAAACGCTGAAAAAAGAGGTGCAAAGCACGCGCGCAGCTCTAGGAGACTTAGACGAAACCAGTCGCGCCAATTTGGTTTCTGAAATAAAAGTAAGACTACAAGCAGACGCCACAAGCGAGATGCTTCAAGAAATACGTCAACAGGTAGGGGCTGAACAGCAGAGAAATTTACAAGAGCGCGAGCTTGCTATCAGGCTGGATGACTCCCGCTTGCGTTTACAGCGTGAACTTGATGCACTCGGGCGAAGGGGCAATCTAAATCTTGCTTTGGGCGCATTGACAACTGTGATTGGGATATCACTTCTCGGCTTCAGCGTCTTCGCAGAAGTGGGTACCGCGAAAGACCTCTGGACTCTAGCGTCTCACTTCGTTCCTCGTCTTGCACTGGTCTTGTTGATTGAATTGTTCGCCTTCTTTTTTCTCTCTCTTTACAAAAGCAGTCTGAGTGAAATTAAGTACTTTCAGAACGAACTAACGAACATTGAGTCGAAGCAAATAGCACTCCGCGCAGCCATGGACTCTAAGGAGCCAGCACTGCTAGCAGAGGTGGTTGGCAAATTGGCCGCAACCGAGCGCAACCACATCCTGTCTAAAGACCAGACCACGATTGAACTCGAAAAAGTAAGAATTGATAGGGAAGCCCAGAGCAGCCTTGCAAAAGCAATTACAGAGTTTTTTCAAAAGAAAAACTAATATTCCGGTAACGCAGGCACCGACTCAGGAAAGCCTTCGCCCTTCTCATGGCCTCCGTTGGTGACTTCTGCCATTACGTACTCGGGCGCTACTTAACGTAGGCGAACCATCCACTGCATTTCCCGCTGGCGCGATCTAGTCCTCGGCAGCAGCATCCAAGCCCGCCTAGACAGCCGGACCGTCAGGTACTCACCCTCAAGTACCGAACGTCTGCTCAATTCCCGACGCTCCAGTGCAGGGGCTGTTCTATTCAACTCGCCTCCGAGTTCGTTCATAGGTTCCCGGCATTCAGGACAACGCAGCTCTCTCACATCTGGAACCGTTGGGTTGGACAACCTGAAGCACTCAACTTCAACGTGCTGCGGTTGACCATGGCGCAAACATACAGAACGAAAACCATCGAGCCCAAATAGCGAGCTAGCTCAAGCAAGTCCCTATGCGATGGGAAGCTCAGCAAGAGACTGCAGCGCCATCCCAGTTTGGTGGGTTTGGTGGGTTTGGTGGGTTTTGAGGGGTTATTTTTGGACGAAACGCGCACATGTGAACACCGGAACCGCTCTAGGTTGGCGCCATCGCCCGCGCAGCTTGGTGGGGTTTGTAGGCTTTGAAGGGTTTACCGACCGTCGAAGCGCGAGCCAGCGTTTTGCCCAAGTCACCAGCCTGCACTCTGCTGGAACCCATACCAATTCAAATTTGAGATACCCGAAAAGAACTACCTACAAAGCCTACAAACTGGTCTTCATTGGTGGGTTTGTAGGTAGTTCATTCCAAGTATTTCTAGTTTGAAAAAGGTTCTTCCCGTTACGTCACAGGCTTCGACGCCACCCAAGCCTGCGGCCTCAAAAGTCCGTCGATTCCCGACAGTGAAAGCGGCCCTGCAACGCCCCGCAAGCCCGCGTCAGGCTTGGCGGTGCACCCAGGCGGCACCCCCGACGAAATCAACGCACGAAGCCAGCAGGCGCGGCGGGGTCTCGACAGCGCGCCAAGGGTTGCGCTCACCTTGAGGGGGCCTGCGCCGCCCTGCCCCGCCCGCACGTGCAGGTGCCTGGCCAGGGCAGGTATCCACCGGCGCTGCAGATGGATGGTGTGAGGGTTCGGCGCTTGCTGCGGCCGACAGATCAGCCCTCGGCCGAACCGGCGCGCAGCTCGTCCAGGTAGTCGGCCCAGCGCTGCATCATCTTTGTGCGGTGGGCCATGTACTGTGTGCGGTTGTAGGCGCGGCCGTTGGCATCCTTCACGGCGTGGGCCAGTTGGGCCTCGATCACCAAGGGATCCACGTCCAAGCGCTCCGCGAGCATGGTGCGGGCTGTGGCCCGGAAGCCGTGCCATGTATGCACATCCGGCGTGTAGCCCATGGAGATCAACGCGGTACGCACTGAGTTTTCAGAGATGGGGCGGTCGTGGTTGCGCTCGCCTGGGAACACCATGGCGCCCCGGCCGGTCAACGGGTGCAGCTCCTGCAAGACGGCCACAGCTTGCTTGGGCAAAGGCACCAGATGTGGCTCGCCATGCTCTTTGCCATCCTTGCCGCGCTTCATGCGAGCGGCGGGTATCGTCCAAAGCGCGGCATTCAAATTGATTTCAGCCCAGGTGGCGGCGCGTAGTTCGCCCGGCCGCTGGAACAGAAGGGGGGCAAGCTGCAATGCAGCGCGCACGACAGGCCCGCCCCGGTACGCCTGTATGGCGCGCAACAGCTCCCCCAGCTTGGCCGGGTCGGTGATGGCTGCGAAATGCCTCCCCCGGTATGGCGACAGCGCACCCTTGAGGTCGCCGGTGATGTCCCGCCCTACCCGTCCTGTGGCCACGCCATAGCGCCACACCTGTCTGGCCAGCATCAAACCCCGGTCTGCTGTCTCTATCGCACCACGTTCTTCGATCTTTCGCAGGGTGGCCAACAGCTCTACGGGCTTGATATCGACCAGTCTGCGCTCACCTATCCATGGAAACAGATCACGTTCGAACTGGCGAAGCGCTCGCGCGGCATGGCCCTCGCTCCAAATCGGGCTCTGTTTGGCGTGCCACTCCAGCGCCACCACCTGAAAAGAGTCTCCCTCGGGGTTGGTCGCCTTGAGCTTTTCCACCTTGCGGGCCTGCACCGGATCGACTCCGGTGGCCTTTTGGTGCTTGGCGGCATCCCTGGCCCGGCGGGCAGCCGTCAGGGAAACCGCTGGGTAGCTGCCCAGAGCGAGCTGCTTTTCCTTGTTGTTGACCCGGTACTTGAGAAACCAGCGCTTGGAGCCGTTCGGGCTGACTTGCAGATAGAGCCCGGCCGAATCACTGAATCGCGCTTGCTTGCGCTCGGGGGGACATACGGCGTTGCGGCACTCAAGGTCAGTCAGCATGGGGGTACAAAACGAAGGATGAAGGCAGCCGGTGGGGGTACAGATTCCCCTATGGCGAACCCCCTTCTACAGAGGGAAGTGGGGGTACAAAACACCGATTTCACCAGATTTCTGGGTTTGTACCCCCACTTGTACCCCCACTTTTGCTTGGCTGGGCATGGACGGCTGTAGACGGCCATGGACTGCAAGTCGTTGATTCACCAAAGAAAAAGGGCGTCCACTGGATTAGTGTGGACGCCCTTGGATCGGGTTATGGTGGAGCTGGCGGGAATTGAACCCGCGTCCGCAAGCCTTCATCGGGCAGATCTACATGTTTAGCGGTCTGATTTGAATCTCGCTGCCTGCGTCGCGCAGTCGCACGCTACACAGGCCGCCAGCACCCTATTTTCTCGCCCCAATCCAAGGTACCCGGATCAGGACCAGCCCATGTAATTATCCTTGCAGCCGGGAGGCGCTGATTGCTCAGAACCCCCTTGCCCAGCCCATCGGCCAACTGTTGCAAGGCTCACTGGCAATTAAGCAGCGAGTGCGAAACGTTCGTCGTTTGCAGTTAGTTTTTTAAATCGAGATTTACGAGCGTGACTCAAGCTCGACATGCACCACACCGATTCCGAACCCACGTCGAAACCAGGACAGCCCCAGAGCTTCTATTTTAGGCGTTCCCCAGCAATTGCAAGAGCTCGAAGGGAGATTTAATTGCGGCATGGGCGCCCCACTCCATCGGATTGGTTTTTGCACCCAGGTAGCCATAGGTTGCGGCCACGGTCCCCATTCCTGCGGCCAAGCCTGCCACGATGTCGCGCTCGTCATCGCCAACATAGATGCACTGCCCGGGCTCCACTTTCAGGCGCGCTGCCGCCTCAAGCAAAGGAGCAGGATGCGGCTTCGCATGGGGAGTGGTGTCCCCGCTGACGACCGCCCGCGCAGTGACGAACAGGGGAATGGAGCGGGTCAGCGGGTCCGTGAAGCGGGCTGCCTTGTTGGTAACCACGCCCCATGCCATGTTGCGTTGCAGTATCTGGGATACGAGTTCTGGAACGCCGTCAAAGATGCTGGTGCGCTCCGTCATGCGCGACTCATAGTTCACAAAGAACTCCTCGCGCATGGTCATGAAATCAGGATGGTCGGGGGCCATACCGAAGGCTTCGCCCAGCATGCCGCGCGCGCCGGCACCCGCCATGGGGCGGTAGCGCTCCAGCGGCAGCGACGGCAATCCGCGGTCCGTGCGCATCTTGTCGGCAGCGGCGCCCAAGTCCGGGGCACTGTCGATCAGCGTTCCGTCCAAATCAAACAACACCGCACGAATATTGTGAAACATGGGTTTGCCCTCAGGCAGTGCGCCGCGTGGCCACAAGATAGTTCACGCTGGTGTCCGCACTCAGCCAATAGCGCCGCGTGAGGGGGTTGTATTCCAGGCCCCGGGTATTTTGTACATGCAGGCCCGCGCTTCGGCAACTTGCGGCCAGTTCGCTGGGTCGAATCATCTTGGCGTACTCATGCGTTCCCCGTGGCAGCATGTTCAGCACATATTCAGCCCCTACGATGGCCAGCATGAAAGCCTTGGCATTGCGGTGGATGGTGGAGAAAAACACCCAGCCTCCCGGTTTCACGAGCTCTGAGCATGCCCTCACCACCGATCCTGGATCAGGTACGTGCTCGAGCATTTCCATGCATGTGACGACATCGAAGCTGGCAGGTTGCTCCTTGGCCAAGGCTTCCACGCTGATTTCCCGGTACTGGATATTGGTGGTCTGAGCTTCCAGCGCATGCAATTGCGCCACGCGCAGGGCCTTGGAGGCCAGATCGATGCCCGTCACCTCTGCGCCCTTGCGGGCCATGGAGTCGGCCAGGATGCCGCCGCCACAGCCGACATCCAGAACGCGCTTGCCCGACAGGTCGCACTGCCCCAGGATCCAGTCAAGCCGCAAGGGATTGATCTGGTGCAAGGGACGGAATTCACTTTCAGGGTCCCACCAGCGATGGGCCAATTCGGAAAACTTGGCCAGTTCGGCCGGATCTGCATTGACGGTTTCACTCATGCCAGAGATTGTCCATGAAGGAAGGAAAATGGAGGATAAAACCCCCAGACGCAAAAAAGCCCCGTTGCCGGGGCTTTTTTGTGAAGCAATCCGAGGATTACTTGGAAGCGCGGGTACCGACCACTTCGATTTCCACGCGACGGTTCTTCGCACGGCCTTCGGCGGTCTTGTTGTCGGCGACGGGTTGCTTTTCGCCCTTGCCTTCGGTGTAGACGCGGTTCTTTTCGATGCCCTTGGACACCAGATAAGCCTTCACGGCTTCGGAACGGCGAACCGACAGCTTCTGGTTGTATGCATCAGAGCCCACGGAGTCGGTGTGACCCACGGCAATGATCACTTCCAGGTTGATGTCCTTGACCTTGGAAACCAGATCATCCAGCTTGGCCTTGCCTTCTGGCTTCAGCACCGACTTGTCGAAGTCGAAGAATGCGTCAGCGGCATAGGTCACCTTGGTAGCGACAGCAGGTGCTGGAGCTGGTGCGGGAGCTGGAGCGGCAGCGGGTGCTGGGGCGGCGGCTGGAGCAGCAGCGGCAGCTGGAGCGGGGGCGACGATCGCGCCATCGCAGCCAGGAGCAGCAGTGGCAGGCGTCCAGTTGGCATTGCGCCAGCAGTATTCGTTGGTGCCGTTCTTCCAGACCAGTTGGCCAGAAGCATCTCTCCAGTTGTCAACGGTTTGTGCGCCAGCGGCGGTTGCGAGCGCTGCAGAGGCAAACAACATCGCCACTTTGTTCAGTTTCTTCATGGTTCTCCTCTTGGGGAAAAAGCCGCAGCCGCGCTGCGAATCAGGACGCTTGGGGTGACCACCACCCGAAGCGTTCAAACGATTGTGCCATACGTAACAGGGCAAAAGCGGTGGAGGCTACCCAGGGCCCGTAGGACAAAACCGGAATTGCTTCGATATGTTGCGTGGTCGCTACACGGTCTTACCTCTAAAATGGTTCTCCTTCGCCGCCACCGCCGTCCCCAATGACCCAGTTTGCCAAAGAAACCCTGCCGATCAGCCTCGAAGAAGAGATGCGGCGCAGTTACCTCGATTACGCGATGAGCGTGATCGTGGGCCGGGCCCTGCCCGATGCGCGCGATGGGCTGAAGCCTGTACACCGCCGCGTACTTTTTGCGATGCACGAGCTCAACAACGACTGGAACCGGCCTTATAAAAAGTCGGCCCGTATCGTGGGAGACGTGATCGGCAAATACCACCCGCATGGTGATTCCGCCGTTTACGACACCATCGTGCGGATGGCGCAGGATTTTTCGCTGCGCCACATGCTGGTGGATGGCCAGGGCAATTTCGGGTCCGTGGACGGCGATAACGCTGCG
The Acidovorax sp. A79 genome window above contains:
- a CDS encoding toprim domain-containing protein, coding for MSAAGARHAYEVNRARIASLWAEARPVSADDAAGRYLARSGVALGAWPAALRLHPALDYWHMQADRKPVCLGRFPALLALFEVDTYPRGLQGAPVPHAVALQRIYLAADGSLAPVAAPVKLTGKAGPALGACARLAPADSASRAMGMAVGIANALRIAQAARMPVWAVPETSLLAHARWPRGLRSLHVFIDARDPDQWRSAAELARKASACGLQVFPMVAHMAHAEGVHTVPQFTATRL
- a CDS encoding ogr/Delta-like zinc finger family protein, which translates into the protein MATRMMFLCPHCKGKTKTRTSRGLSPTLRELIYQCEDPECSYSFVVQAEAVRTLSPSGKPDPSINLPQSPQALVNAHARSTEPQRAGAGQLSAQP
- a CDS encoding helix-turn-helix transcriptional regulator; translation: MQTTPIQAGPSPSDVRPYRERLLRIDDVCFMTGLGRSTIYAKVKAGDFPSAVQLHGTSVAWRETEVDAWIAARPAVGATPPAPPAQLVKPAKPGRAPRPARAAAMGAI
- a CDS encoding tyrosine-type recombinase/integrase — protein: MLTDLECRNAVCPPERKQARFSDSAGLYLQVSPNGSKRWFLKYRVNNKEKQLALGSYPAVSLTAARRARDAAKHQKATGVDPVQARKVEKLKATNPEGDSFQVVALEWHAKQSPIWSEGHAARALRQFERDLFPWIGERRLVDIKPVELLATLRKIEERGAIETADRGLMLARQVWRYGVATGRVGRDITGDLKGALSPYRGRHFAAITDPAKLGELLRAIQAYRGGPVVRAALQLAPLLFQRPGELRAATWAEINLNAALWTIPAARMKRGKDGKEHGEPHLVPLPKQAVAVLQELHPLTGRGAMVFPGERNHDRPISENSVRTALISMGYTPDVHTWHGFRATARTMLAERLDVDPLVIEAQLAHAVKDANGRAYNRTQYMAHRTKMMQRWADYLDELRAGSAEG
- a CDS encoding HAD family hydrolase, with amino-acid sequence MFHNIRAVLFDLDGTLIDSAPDLGAAADKMRTDRGLPSLPLERYRPMAGAGARGMLGEAFGMAPDHPDFMTMREEFFVNYESRMTERTSIFDGVPELVSQILQRNMAWGVVTNKAARFTDPLTRSIPLFVTARAVVSGDTTPHAKPHPAPLLEAAARLKVEPGQCIYVGDDERDIVAGLAAGMGTVAATYGYLGAKTNPMEWGAHAAIKSPFELLQLLGNA
- the ubiG gene encoding bifunctional 2-polyprenyl-6-hydroxyphenol methylase/3-demethylubiquinol 3-O-methyltransferase UbiG; amino-acid sequence: MSETVNADPAELAKFSELAHRWWDPESEFRPLHQINPLRLDWILGQCDLSGKRVLDVGCGGGILADSMARKGAEVTGIDLASKALRVAQLHALEAQTTNIQYREISVEALAKEQPASFDVVTCMEMLEHVPDPGSVVRACSELVKPGGWVFFSTIHRNAKAFMLAIVGAEYVLNMLPRGTHEYAKMIRPSELAASCRSAGLHVQNTRGLEYNPLTRRYWLSADTSVNYLVATRRTA
- the ompA gene encoding outer membrane protein OmpA; the protein is MKKLNKVAMLFASAALATAAGAQTVDNWRDASGQLVWKNGTNEYCWRNANWTPATAAPGCDGAIVAPAPAAAAAPAAAPAPAAAPAPAPAPAPAVATKVTYAADAFFDFDKSVLKPEGKAKLDDLVSKVKDINLEVIIAVGHTDSVGSDAYNQKLSVRRSEAVKAYLVSKGIEKNRVYTEGKGEKQPVADNKTAEGRAKNRRVEIEVVGTRASK